From Chryseotalea sp. WA131a:
TTGATAGTCGTGGCGCGGAATGCCCTTGTCAATCATTTTAAACCCAACCAATTTTTTGGTCACACCAGTCTCCTTTTGTTTTTGCAAGTTGACCGAATTGGTAAACTCTTTCGTGAACTTGGTTACCCAGCCCAAGCCAGCTTCCAAAGGTGAAGTCGTGTCGTCAATATCATTTCCATACAAACAGAAACCCATTTCTAATCGAAGGGTATCACGCGCACCCAAGCCGATCGGTTTGATGTTCTCATCTTTGCCCGCCTCAAAAATGGCGTTCCACACTTTTTCGGCCGATGCCTTGTTCACATAAATTTCAAAACCTCCTGCACCGGTGTAGCCCATCTTAGCCAGCATTACATCACGTTCACCAGCAAATTCGCCAACGATAAAATGATAATACCCAACAGCAGATAGATTGATCGATGTTAACTTTTGCAATACACTTTCCGCTTTCGGGCCTTGCACGGCAAAAAGGCAAGTATCATCCGAAATATTTTTCATCTCCACACCTTTTGTATTGAACTTCGCAATCCAATTCCAATCCTTTTCGATATTGCTGGCATTCACCACCAACAAATAATCGTTGTCTTTGATTTTATAAACCGTTATGTCATCCACAATCCCGCCCGTTTCGTTGGGCAAGCACGAGTATTGCACCTGGCCATCTGTCAACTTACTGGCATCGTTGCTTGTTACGCGCTGAATCAGATCCAATGCGTTCGGTCCCTTCAATGTAAACTCGCCCATGTGGCTCACATCAAACACACCCACTCCATTGCGCACCGCCATGTGCTCTTCAATGTCGGATGAATAGCGCACTGGCATGTTAAACCCCGCAAAGGGTACCATTTTAGCGCCTAGTTTTTCATGCACATGATTGAGGGGTACTTGTTTTGTTTCCATATGATTGATGCAGTAGATTTTGAGAAGTGCAAAAATAGCCATTGAAAAGCAGAGTTCTGCTTCCCGACAATCCGTTTCATTAAATTATTTTGGTGGCTTGCTGTTAAACCGCAAAGAACGCAAAGAATCGAGGAGGAGGTTGATTGCCCAAAACCGTAGTCTCTGCGATCCTCCGCGTCCTCTGCGGTTTCAAAAATCTGATAACTTTTCTTCATCAAAACACTAAATTGCAGACTGTGAAAATACAAGAATCCAAACCCCTCAACATCAAAGATTGGTCGCCCGAAGATAGGCCGCGCGAAAAGCTTTTGATGAAAGGCACGTCAGCACTTTCGGATGCTGAGTTGATTGCGATCCTCATTGGCTCGGGTACGGCCAATGCCAGCGCGGTGGAAGTCTCCAAAAAAATTTTGCAACACGGAGGCAATAACCTGAACGACCTTGCCAAACTTTCTGTAAAAGAGTTGATGAAAGTAAAGGGCATAGGCGAAGCCAAAGCTATTACCATTGTGGCCGCACTTGAGCTGGGCCGGAGGCGCAAAGAAGTAGATATAGACGAGAAGCCGAAGATTGCTTCTTCCAAAGATGCCTACCATTTGTTGAGCGGAGATTTAATCGATTTACCACACGAAGAATTTTGGGTGCTGCTGGTGAACCGCGCTCATCGAGTTATTAAAAAGAAGCGTATAAGCGAAGGCGGAGTCTCAGGCACAGTTGCCGATCCGAAAATTATTTTCAAAATGGCGCTGGAAGAGTTGGCGAGTGGTGTGGTGGTGGCACACAATCACCCGTCTGGAAATCTACAACCCAGTCAAAGCGATATTGACCTGACAAAAAAACTTAAGGAAGCTGGAAAATTTTTAGAAGTGCAGTTGCTCGATCATTTGATTATTGCGGGCAATAAGTATTATAGTTTTACAGATGAGGGAGTTGTTTAGCACCACGTCACCAATGACGAGTAAAGTAGATTATTATGAAACCAAAAACTATTATCATCATTGCTGCATTTGCGTTGCTGTCCACAATCGTTTACTATTCGATGAAAGGGGGCGAATCGCCAGAGGTGTATGCCCAAGGCATTTCGAAAGAGCGCGAAGAAAAAGAGTTGTTTATGAAAAGCGATGCCGGCTCGCCTTTTGTGAGCGATTCCATTCCTTACGCCAAGCTCAACTATTTTGAACCCGATATGAAATACCGAGTCAATGCCAACTTAGTGCCTGTTGAAAACAAAAAGATAGTTCTTCTGCCCACCAGCGATGGCGAAGAAAAACAATACAAAGAATATGCGTATGCCGAATTCTCGCTTGACGGAGAAAAAAATAAATTGTTGATTTTGGAAATTTTAGATGTTGGCCCTTACCGTGGCACCTTGTTTTTGGCTTTTGCCGATGCCACCAGCGCCAACGAAACCTACGGTGCCGGCCGCTACCTCGACTTAAAAAAAGTACCGGGCGCCACTACTGTTACGTTAGATTTCAACAAGGCCTACAATCCATATTGCGCCTACTCCGATAAATTCTCCTGCCCGTTTCCACCAAAAGAAAATGTTTTGAAGGTGGCCGTGCGGGCGGGGGAGAAGAGTTTTCATTAATTGAATTGTCGCATCGATAGCCAAGTATTTCTATTAATTCTTCATTACACTGATTTGAAACTTCAAAGGGTTACTCCATGTGATGTTTCGCTTTGTTTGATCCTTTGAACCTATTTTTAACAAACCACTTGGTTTTGTAGGGTTGTTGATAATACCAACCTTCGTTTCCAATAAAACACTTTTATAGGTGCAGTCAGAACATGCGAGATCGAATTTTACAGACTTTACAAGAAGGCCTTCAAATTCTTTTTTCCCGTTTGGTGGAATGACAAATGCAGTCGGGTGATTCTTATCACATGGCCAAACATCGAACTTGATGTATTTGTTGTTTGTTACAAAATCATCAGTCCAAGAGCAACTCATCATCCATACCATCAGTGTATCATGAGAATCATTACTCAGAGCGATTCCTACTTTAAAAAACTGTTGCTCAATAGAATCTACCTTGACTTTTGGATATTGTTCAAAAAGATTGTGGTAGTAACTCTTATGAAATTTAAGCGTGTATTGGTTGAGGGTTTTTATCTCGATTTTTAAAGGCGTATATTCTATTTGTGTGAACGCCAAGGAAGGAGCAAGCACAAAAAGCAGGTTACAAATTAGAATACCTATAAAATGTTTCGAGTTACTCGTCATTATTGATTTAGCTTGATTTTTTCCTTTAGTAATAATAGTGAAAATAGTCCGCAAACAACTTGGATGCAAGCATAGCGAAATGATTTGTTTGGTCTGAAGTCACTTTAATCCATTACTCTTTCCTGTATGATCGGCTAGGGATTGCAGCGGAAATCCTTTTGCCTGCTAGGGGACTGGCTTGGGTGGCAAAAGATTGAAGCGAAAAGCCCGGCCCTTGCGCTCCGCCCTCAAGCGGAACGCAAGGGAAGCCGCCAAAAGACTTACCAAAACCGAAAATGATTTGTCCCTGCTAGTCGCTGGGCAGGAATTTGTGAGTTTTGAGTGGTGATTTTTGATTTGGGCTACGCTACCAAACTAGGTGCAAGCATGTAAATCTAGAATCACAAGTCACCCATCAAAAATCCCAAATCTTGCCAAAAAGCGTTTCCCATCGCTAGGGTCTAATCACTATATTTGCCTTTTAAAACTGTAAGATAGAATGACGGGCATGGAGAACATCCGCAATTTTTGCATCATCGCACACATTGACCATGGTAAAAGTACATTGGCCGATAGGCTGTTGGAGTTTACGGGCACGCTGAACAACCGCCAAATGCAGGCGCAAGTACTTGATAATATGGACTTGGAGCGTGAAAAAGGTATCACCATCAAGGCGCACGCCATTCAGATGATGTATAATTTTGAAGGCGTTGAATACACCCTCAACCTGATCGATACACCCGGCCACGTTGACTTTTCATACGAGGTGTCGCGGTCGATTGCCGCGTGCGAAGGCGCGCTGTTGATTGTAGATGCCGCGCAAGGCATTCAGGCGCAGACGATTTCAAATTTGTATTTGGCGCTTGAGCATAACTTAGAGATTATACCCATCTTAAATAAAATCGATTTGCCCGCGGCCATGCCTGAGATTGTGACTGACCAAATTGTGGATTTGATTGGCTGCGACCCTTCGGTGGTGTTGAAGGCAAGTGCCAAAGAGGGCAAAGGCATTGAAGAAATTTTGGCGGCCGTGGTGAAGCGTGTGCCAGCCCCCAAAGGCGACCCGAAGGCTCCGTTGCAAGCGATGATTTTTGATTTGGTGTTCAACTCGTTTCGGGGCATTGAAGTGTACTACCGCATCTTCAACGGTACCATGCGCAAAAACGATCAGCTTCGTTTTGTGAACGCGGGCAAAGAATATGGCGCGGATGAAATTGGTGTATTGAAATTGGATAAACATCCTCGCCAAGAATTGAGTGCGGGCAATGTGGGCTACTTGATTTCAGGAATAAAAGTGGCGAAGGAAGTGAAGGTAGGTGATACGATTACATTGGTCTCCAACCCAGGCGAAGCACTACAGGGTTTTGAAGAAGTAAAGCCGATGGTGTTTGCGGGTATTTATCCCGTGGACACGATTGAGTTTGAAGAGCTGCGTGCCTCGATGGAAAAGTTGCAACTCAACGATGCCTCATTGGTATGGGAACCAGAAACGTCTGCTGCCTTGGGTTTTGGTTTCCGCTGCGGATTTTTAGGAATGCTGCACATGGAAATCATCCAAGAAAGATTGGAGCGCGAGTTTAATATGACAGTGATAACAACCGTGCCTACTGTGCAGTTCAAGGCAAGGTTGACGAATGGAAAAATGATTGAAATCAACGCGCCCTCTGAAATGCCCGACCCCACCACCATGGATTATATTGAAGAACCGTTCATTGCTGCGCAGATCATCAGCAAGTCAGAATTTATTGGCGCGATCATCGGGTTATGCATGGACAAGCGCGGGATTATCAAAAACCAAGTGTACTTAACTTCTGACCGGGTAGAGCTTTCCTTTGAAATGCCGCTGTCGGAAATTGTATTTGACTTTTTCGACAAACTGAAATCCATTTCACGTGGCTATGCTTCGTTGGATTATCAATTGATTGGTTTCCGCGAAAGCGACATGGTGAAACTGGATGTAATGTTGAATGGTGATAAAGTGGATGCACTTTCAGCGATTGTGCACCGCGCCAAATCGTATGAATGGGGAAGGAAGCTGTGCGAAAAATTGAAGGAATTGATTCCACGCCAGATGTTTGAGATTGCCATTCAGGCCAGTATCGGGCAAAAAATTATTGCGCGCGAGACGGTGAGCGCCATTCGCAAAAACGTGTTGGCCAAATGTTATGGTGGTGATATTTCGCGGAAGAGGAAGTTGTTGGAGAAACAGAAGAAAGGAAAGAAGCGCATGCGGCAGGTAGGCAACGTGGAGATTCCACAAGAGGCGTTTATGGCCGTGTTGAAGATTGAGTAATTTGAAAATTTGAAAATGTTATCGTATGGAGCGAAATTACGATGAGGAGCTTGCGGAATTGACAATCCAAGTTGTCGGGCTGCAAGATAAGTTTGATGAGATGAAAAGCAAAGAGGTGCTCACGACTAAAAGAGTAGCTAAACTTGAGAATAGAGTTGAATTTCTTCACAACAAAGTCGATTCTTTGAAGATTGCTTTTGATGAATACATCGCATTTCAGTCGCGTTTAAATAGCAACTTCCAAGACTATATGAACCGAAATCCCAAATAAAATGGAAAAAAAGAGACACTTTAAAAGCACCAAGGAGATGCTCGATTTTTTAAGGGCAAGGTGGAAACGTTTTGAAGCTTCGACAAAGAAGGAAGATGAAAAGCTAGAAAAGGAAAAGAAAGCGTGGGAAGAGTATGAACGTTCGTATGATTTGGAGCTTGAGAAAAAGAAACACGAAGATTTTCTTAAAAGAATCAGGAAAGTAATTCGTGAGCAAAAAGCACTTGCTGAAAAGGCGGAAAGAATAATGATGAGGCAGGCAGAAAGGAGCAGTCAATCAAAACTAAAAAAGTACAAACTGAAATCAGGTGAATCAATAGCCGCTGAGCCTTTGGTAAAATACAAAAAGAAATGAGTGCTGTGGTAGATACAACGTATACATTAATTGACGGCAAAAAAGTAGCTGCCGATATCAAGGCAGAAATTTCTGTCAAAGTTGCCGAGCGTAAAAGCTTAGGTAAGAAGATTCCGCACCTCGCCATTATTTTAGTGGGCGATGATGGAGCTAGTCAGACCTACGTAGATCACAAAGTGAAAGCATGCAAAGAAGTGGGCTTTCATTATACGATGATGCGCTTTGCCGATACCATCAGCGAGGAGAAGTTGATGAAACACATCGACCATGTGAACGATGACGAAGACGTGGACGGATTTATTGTGCAATTGCCATTGCCGGTTCATATTTCGGTTGAACGAATTACAGAAAAAATTAGATCAGACAAAGACGTAGATGGGTTTACCAACCATAATTTTGGTAGCATCATTTCTAAAAATCCATTGTTGATGCCCGCCACGCCTTTTGGGGTAATGGAATTATTGCGCAGATACAACATCGAAACCGAAGGAAAAAATTGTGTGATTGTGGGGGCGAGTAGGCTGGTAGGTGCTCCGTTGAGTATGATGCTAGTGGAGCAGGGCCGAGCAACGGTTACGATCTGCCATAAGTTTACGAAAGACTTAGCCTCGTGGACAAAGCAAGCAGATATTTTAGTAGTCGCAGTGGGCAAGCCCGGCTTGGTTACAGCCGATATGGTGAAACACGGTGCCGTGGTGATTGACGTGGGCACTACCCGTGTGGAAGGCCCGCAGTATAAAAGTGGTTATTCCTTGAAGGGCGATGTTGAGTTTAAAGAAGTGGCTGCAAAGGCTTCGTACATTACGCCAGTACCTGGTGGTGTGGGTCCCATGACAATTGCTTCGTTGTTGATGAATACACTGAAGGCTGCAGAGAACTTGAATCCTTGATTTAATTTTAGAATTAAGATGTTTGAATTACGATTTAGCGAGGTAAGGAAACAACATAGAATAATCATTGGGTGAAGCAGCAAATCTCACATCTCACATCTCACATCTCACCTCTCACGTTGCCTGTGATGGAACATTTCTACACCATTCAGGGAGAAGGCTTTCATCAGGGTTCGGCTGCCTATTTCATTCGTTTGGCAGGATGTAAAGTTCGGTGCGTTTGGTGCGATGTAAAAGATAGTTGGGAGGAAGGTGCTTATCCAAGTTTCGAAACCAACAACATTGCTTCATGGGCGAAAGAAAGCAAAAGCAAGATAGCCGTGGTGACGGGAGGTGAGCCATCGATGCACGATTTGGAATCACTCACTAATGAATTGCATCAAGCTGGAGTACGAACACATATTGAAACTTCTGGTGCCTATGAGCTAACAGGTAATTGGGACTGGATATGTTTTTCTCCGAAGAAGTTTTTACATCCTCATCCTTCCGTTCCTGCTCAAGCTCATGAACTAAAAGTGGTAATCTTTCATAAAAGTGATTTTGAATGGGCAGAAGAATATGCGGCCAAAGTAAATTCAACTTGTTATCTTTATCTGCAACCGGAATGGTCAAAGGAAAAACAAATGTTGCCCATGATCATTGAGTATGTAAAAAAAAATCCGCAATGGCGCATTTCATTGCAGGTGCATAAGTATATGGAGATTCCATAGTCGGATGGAATATAGGAGTTAGGAGCTGAATGTGAAGGGATCCAACCAGAAAAGAAACAATCATAAATCAAAATTCACCAATCAAAAATCGTACGATTGACGAATTTCATTTCAACCGTAAACAATTGGTCTCAAAAGAGAATACCCTTTCTTTTTTTAATTGACTTTGAATTGCAAAAACCACTTGCCATTAAGTTGAGCGATGTAAACCCAGCGGAAATCCTTTATGAGGTGAATGGATTTACAAATGCAGGTTGCTCAGGTAATTTTGAAAAAGAATCACTTGAATTCAAAAAGAATCCGATTTCACTTACTGACTATCAACTAAAATTTAGTAAAGTAATGCGTGCGCTTCGGCAAGGCGACTCTTATCTTGCCAACCTCACCATTCAAACCCCGATTCAAATTAATCGAACACTGCAAGATTTGTTTTTTCAGGCAAAGGCAAAATACAAATTGTGTTATCGGAATCAATTTTTGGTTTTTTCACCGGAGTCATTTATAAAAATTCAGAATGGCATCATCTCCTCTTTCCCCATGAAGGGAACGATTGATGCTTCGCTACCCAACGCGAAGGAAATCATTTTAGATAATCCGAAGGAAAAATCAGAACACGTCACTATTGTAGATTTGATTCGCAACGATTTGAGTTTAGTGGCCACCGATGTTACGGTCTCTCGCTTTCGCTATGTAGAGGAATTGAAAACCACGGATAGAAATCTTTTGCAAGTGAGTTCAGAAATCACAGGTAAACTGAATACGGACTTTTCGTTTGGAAATTTGTTGATGGGCCTTTTGCCAGCGGGCTCTATCAGCGGGGCACCGAAACGAAAAACAGTTGAAATCATTCGAGATGCAGAAGGCGAGCCGCGCGGTTATTTTACAGGGGTATTTGGTATTTTTGATGGAATAAATGTGGATAGTGGAGTGATGATTCGCTATATCGAGAATACACCAAACGGTTTTGTTTATCGGAGCGGGGGTGGGATTACCGCTCAAAGCGATTTAGTACAAGAGTATCAAGAAGCCATCGATAAAGTGTATGCCCCAGTTTATTGAATCCATTAAATTGTTGGACGGTCAATTTTATCATCTTCCACAGCATGAAGAGAGAAGGCGAAAAACGTTGTTGCACTATTTTGGGATGGGCCCGCAGCTTACGCTATCCCAGATTTTGAAGAGGGAGTTGATTCCTTTCACAGGTTTGTACAAATGCCGTGTTGTGTATAATGAAGATAGTCAGTTCGTAGAATTTATACCGTATACTGCCAATCAAATTTTTTCGTTGAAGGTTGTGCAAGATGATTCCATTGACTATTCATTTAAATTTGAAAACAGGAAGCGGTTAAAAGAATTGTTTGAACTTCGAGGCAGTTGTGATGATATCATTATTGTTAAAAACGGATGTATTACCGATGCCTCGTATGCCAACGTAGTTTTCAAAAGAAAGAATGAGTGGATTACGCCAAAGACGTATCTTTTAAATGGCACGATGCGCCAACAATTAATAAAGGATAACATGATTGTAGAGGAGGAAATTCGAGAAAAGGATATTCCTAAATTTGAGAGCGTGAAGCTGATTAACTCCATGCTTGGATTTGACGGAGTTGAGCTACCCATCACCAATATTTTTTCATGAAAAGAAAGAGCCTTGATATTGTTTTGTGCGTTTGTGCCTGCCTGCCGGTAAGACAGGCCTTCGTGATAATTTTATTATTGTTTCCGCTTTATTCCAATGCCCAAACCCTTTCCACCAAATCAAAAAGAGCAATTGAGTACTACACCCAGGCTGATAACTTTCGCGTACGAGGCCAATTAACAGAAGCTATTGCTTTGTTAAATCAAGCTATTGAAAAAGATAGAAAGTTTGAAGAAGCGCATTTTCGTATAGGGCTTACCTATCGGAGTGCGGGTGAGTTGAATAAATCCAATCAATCGCTAGAGAATGGAATGGCACTCACCACCAACCCCATCAAACTGAAAAACTATTTCTATTTATTGGCAGAGGGCTTTTTGCGCGTAGGCAATTACTCCAAGTCACTTGCGTTAGCCACTCGTTTTTTGACAAGTGAGAAGTTTGATAAAAAGAAAATACTTCAGGTAGAAGTATGGAAAAAACAAAGTCAATATTCGCTGGATAATGCCGATCGAAAATTTGATTATCAAATAAAACCCTTGAGCGATACGGTCAATTCATTTCCAACACAATATTTTCCAACCATAACGCCTGACGAAAACGAGCTGATTTTTACAGTCAGTTTTGGAATGACCGCCAGCGATAACGAAGAGATTTTCATTACCAAAAAATCAGAAAACGGAAGTTGGGGAAAACCAATTCCCATATCCAATCAAATCAACACGAATTTTCGCGAAGGCGCATCAACTATTTCCGCAGATGGCAGGTTGCTTATTTTTACTATTTGTGGATATCAAGGCTGCGATTTGTATCAAAGCACGAAGTTGGGAAGCTATTGGAGCAAGCCTGCAAGTTTGGGAACTAATGTCAATTCTAATGGCTGGGACGCACAGCCAGCGCTCTCAGCCGATGGTAATTTGCTGTTCTTCGTATCTAGTAGAAGCGGAGGATTCGGAGGTTATGATATTTGGTATTCTACCCGAAATGAAGACGGCACTTGGGCAAAAGCTGTTAATGCAGGCAAGACCATTAATACTGCGTTTGATGAGTTGGCACCTTTCATTCATTCCAATGGGTTGAATTTGTATTTTGCTTCCAACGGGCTGCCTGGATTTGGTGGCTACGATATTTATATGTCTGAAAGAGTCGATTTTGGCTGGAAAGATCCAATAAATTTAGGTCAACCGCTGAACGATTTTACAGATCAATATTCTTTTGTGGTGAACGGAAAAGGCGATTTCGCTTACTATTCCAAAGAACAGGGAAAGGGTAGCAAAATATATTCCACCACCATTCCTGCTCAATTGCAAATAAAGCGAAAGAGCAACATCGTAAGAGGAATAGTGGTCGATGCCACAACCAAAAATCCATTGAAGGCGAAAATTGAATTGCACGATCTGTCTGCCAATAAATTGATTTCAACCTTTACCTCTGATTCCACTTCTGGGTCTTATTTATTTGTTTTGCCGAGCCAATCGGACTATGCCGTTCATGCCAATAGTGCGGGATACCTATTTGCAAGTTTAAATTTTAATGTAGCTGACGAGACTTCAGAAAAGATTGTTAACCTAGAACTTCCTCCTATCGCTAAAAATGCTGAAGTAACCCTAAAAAATATTTTCTTTGAATTTGATAAATATGAATTGAGTGAGAAGTCTACAGTCGAATTAGAAGAAGTAAGAAACTTCTTAAAAGTAAATCCCATGCTACGAGTTGAGATTGGTGGGCATAGCGATAATGTAGGTTCTGAAAAATACAATCAACAACTTTCTGAAAAGAGAGCACAAGAAGTATTTAACCATTTAATATTGTCTGGTATTCCAAAAACTCAACTAGCGTTTAAGGGGTATGGATCATCAAAGCCAGTTGCAAACAATAATTCAGAAGAGAGCAGAGCTCTGAATAGGCGAATTTCGTTTATTATTTTATAGAAAACATTGAACAAATTAAACAAACGTTAGTTTTTTATTTAATTTTACCTTGATTATTTGGTAGCAATACTATCAAATTGTACATTTCTGCCCCTATTAAATAAATTAAAATAATAAACTATGAGAAAAAATCTACTAAAAGTGGTTTTTGCGTTTCTCTTTGCTACCCTGTCAATTATGACTTGGGCGCAAGAGAGAACGATTACGGGTAAGGTGACGTCTTCGGATGATGGAAGTACCTTACCAGGTGTTAATGTGGTGGTTAAAGGCTCCACCAATGGAACTGTAACTGATTCTGAAGGCCGCTTCTCTCTTTCTGTCTCTCCAGGAAGCACATTGGTTCTTTCTTTCATTGGATTAAAGACTCAAGAAATAGAAGTTGGTGAAAGAACAGTTATTGATGTTCAAATGGCCAATGATGTAACTCAACTTTCAGAGGTTATAGTTGTAGCCTACGGAACCCAAGAAAAGAAGACAATTACAGGTTCGGTAGCCTCAGTTAATTCTGAAGCGTTTAAAAATCAACCAGTGACTGGTTTAGATCAGGCAATGCAAGGAAGGATGGCTGGCGTTCAGGTTACACAAAATTCAGGTACTCCTGGTAGCGGTATTGCCGTTAGAGTAAGAGGTTCCAGCTCTATTACCGGTAGTAATGAGCCTCTATACGTTGTTGATGGTGTTCCAATCAATACTGGAAGCTATTCCAATATTGGGGTAGGAAACCAACAAACTAGTGCAATTAACGATATTAACCCTAATGATATTGCTTCCATTGAAGTTTTGAAAGATGCAGCTGCTTCAGCACTTTATGGGTCACGGGCCGCTAATGGTGTTGTTCTGATTACAACGAAAAGAGGTTCTTCTGGAAATAAGACAAAGATTAGCTTCAACTATTATGGTGGAGTACAAGAGACTTGGAAGAGACTAACACCCCTTACTGGACCTCAGTTTGTTGATGCCCTAGCTGATGGGCTCGTTAGCCGCTTCGGAATAGGAAATGGAACTGCTGCTGCACCAGCAGGTTTAGAGAATGCAGATGGTACAGTAACAACCGGTAGCATTTTTGGCTCTGGATCCCAAACTTGGTTGAACAAAAATCATTTGGCTTCTTGGTTTTGGGCAGGCAACTCAAATTTTTCTGTTGACGCGAATGGAAGAGCGGTAGTTGCTCGATCCGGAACGCCATTAGAAGTACGCGATGCAAACTTCTTTTTGGATCCCTCAACTTCGCCTAGTACAAATTGGCAAAATGAAGTTTTTCGTTCAGCGCCAATAGCTAATTATGAACTGTCGGCTCAAGGGGGTAATGATAAAACGAAATTTGCCGTTTCAGGGAATTACTTCAATCAACTGGGAATTGTTAAGGGTTCTGGCTTTGAAAGAATGTCAGGGAGAATAAATTTGGATCATGCGATTAGTGACAAGTTTAGCATTGGGACTAATACAGCATTCACCAGCTCTATAAATAACCGTATTAATAATGATAACAATATTTTTGGTGTGGTTTCTGGTGCGATATTGATGGCACCAGATGTGCCTAAATATTTA
This genomic window contains:
- a CDS encoding OmpA family protein, which encodes MKRKSLDIVLCVCACLPVRQAFVIILLLFPLYSNAQTLSTKSKRAIEYYTQADNFRVRGQLTEAIALLNQAIEKDRKFEEAHFRIGLTYRSAGELNKSNQSLENGMALTTNPIKLKNYFYLLAEGFLRVGNYSKSLALATRFLTSEKFDKKKILQVEVWKKQSQYSLDNADRKFDYQIKPLSDTVNSFPTQYFPTITPDENELIFTVSFGMTASDNEEIFITKKSENGSWGKPIPISNQINTNFREGASTISADGRLLIFTICGYQGCDLYQSTKLGSYWSKPASLGTNVNSNGWDAQPALSADGNLLFFVSSRSGGFGGYDIWYSTRNEDGTWAKAVNAGKTINTAFDELAPFIHSNGLNLYFASNGLPGFGGYDIYMSERVDFGWKDPINLGQPLNDFTDQYSFVVNGKGDFAYYSKEQGKGSKIYSTTIPAQLQIKRKSNIVRGIVVDATTKNPLKAKIELHDLSANKLISTFTSDSTSGSYLFVLPSQSDYAVHANSAGYLFASLNFNVADETSEKIVNLELPPIAKNAEVTLKNIFFEFDKYELSEKSTVELEEVRNFLKVNPMLRVEIGGHSDNVGSEKYNQQLSEKRAQEVFNHLILSGIPKTQLAFKGYGSSKPVANNNSEESRALNRRISFIIL